The nucleotide window CCAGGGTGGGAGGTATGGACCTAGCACTGACAGCTGAATGGGCTATCTGGGAGACGGGAAAACCCTAACCAGACCCCAGCCAGGGCAGGGACACAAATTGGAAGAACTTCATGACATCTGAGCACAGGGGACAAAGGGAACAGCTCTAGTTGGGGATGGCTAGGAATGGAAAGTGATGGAAAACAGGGGAAAAGATGGAGCTAAGAAGTGTCAGCAGAGACGTTCATTCAAGGCAGGGCGGGTCCTGCGGAGGAGCCTGGGTTTTATTCTGTGAGCAACGGGGGGAGTTTCAGCAGGAGGGGTCAAGAGCACTCAAGTGTTTAAAAGGTCACTCTGGGAGTTGTGTGGAGAGGCCTGCAGGGCTCAAGCAGGAGAGTAAGGAAGCTCACGGGGTAGCTACAGGTTCAGGAGGCTGAGCTGGTGAAAGCACAAGGTAAGGGAACAGATTCAAAGCTATTTAGCACTTAGTAACCACCTGAATGACATGTATACAGATTTCTGCGGTGTCTGTAACATTCTGGAAGCAGGTGTTTGTGTTGGTGTGTATCTGTGTACTCGTGTGCCAGCCACTGGAGGTGGGGTGTCTGTTCATCTGTCGTCGTGTACTGTGCAGGCGGCTCCGTGTGTCCAAAGCTCTGGACTCTACATTCCTGGCTCAATTTTAACTCTCCTTCTGCCTTTAGGTTCACCCACCCATCCCTGATGCTAGGCTCCGGTGTGCCTGGTCACCCTGCAGCCATCCCCCACCCGGCTATCGTACCTCCCTCAGGCAAGCAGGAGCTGCAGCCATATGACCGTAGCCTGTGAGTGAAAAGGCCCACGGtgtggaagagggaggggaacacGCGAGCAGATCTTAGGCTCCCATCTGTTGATCTGCCAGGGAAAACATTCCTCCCGCCAGGCTCCATGCCTGCTGCCTAGAAACTCCAGGGACTGCCACAAGGGGCCTCTGGTCAAGCCATCTTGTTCTTGCCACTgaccagaattttattttgtttcagtttatttatttaagcatctctacacccattgtggggcttgaactcacaaccctgagatcgagagtcacacattcctccaactgagccaaccgggTGCCCCTGGCCAGTGTTTTTTGATCCTTAGAAGCAGGAGGGAATGGATGGGGTGTGGAACAAAGATTTAGTTTGAGCCAACAGAGGAGGGGTTGTGAAGTCCTTAAACAGGTTTTTCTTACTTAGGTGCAGTATTTCTGTAAGGAAGTTACTTAGTTCTGATCACCCATTTTGGAGTAACTAACAAAGATACCATTTATAAAACCCTAGTTTCTATGCACTGGCACACACACTGGACACATGCTAGAAGAAGGTAGTAGCTTTAGCTGGATACTGGGGGCTCCTGTGTGATCTGGACTTGTGCCTCTCAGGAAGACACAGGCGGAAtccaaggcagagaaagaggccaaGAAGCCAACCATCAAGAAGCCACTCAATGCCTTCATGCTGTACATGAAGGAGATGAGAGCCAAGGTCATTGCAGAGTGTACACTCAAGGAGAGTGCTGCCATCAACCAGATCCTGGGCCGCAGGGTGAGGCCACGGGCAGGTGGGCTGGCAGGGTTGTCCCCTGGTGCCGCCTGTTGACTCCCTGATGCACCGCCATCTCTACCCCTCCTTTCCTGCTGCAGTGGCACGCGCTGTCTCGGGAAGAGCAGGCCAAGTATTATGAGCTGGCCCGAAAAGAGAGGCAGCTGCACATGCAGCTCTACCCAGGCTGGTCGGCGCGGGACAACTATGTGAGTGTCCGGTGACAGGGATGGGTAGGGGAACCTTCAAGATGCCATGCCCCGGGCCACAGTCTCAACGGGGAAAGGCAGACCACCGTCCTGAAGGCACAGATACAGAGGGCAGGTGCGGTATAGGGCTCAAGGCCTCACCTGGCCAGCTCCGAAGCCAGCTAAACAAGGGAAGCTGCCCTAAAAGGCAGGCCCGTGCCCTCTTTTCCACCTAGGACATACTCCCCCTCAGAGCTGTTGCGCAGCATTTGGCCACACAGGCAGGAGGGGCGTATGGGGCCCTGTAAGTCTTCTCCATTCAAAATGGGAGACCAGCATGGGAGAGGGAGGAGTCGTCTCTAACTCCCATGGTACCCTGGTAAAAACTGCAGTCAAATACTAGGCCTTCCATGTAGAAGGGATCATGTACCCAGAATCTCAGCAACAGGCAAGCAAGGCTGCAGCTCTTCCAACCACTCACTCGATGGAGTTATAAAGGGACCACCTGCCAGATCCAAGCATCCCTCCCTTTATTCCCtgcaggggaagaaaaagaggcgGTCAAGAGAAAAGCACCAGGAGTCCAACACAGGTGAGGCTTTCCCTCAGCAGTGCACACTCCCCTCCAGGCCCACATTTCATGAGCACCCTGCTCTGgcccagagggagggacagagtacTGAGCCACATACCTTCAAAGGCCTGGGCCCTTTGGAAACAAGGCCCACTTCTCGTAAGTCAAATACCCTTGTGAAGAATAGCTGTACTGAGTTGTTTGACCAGAGTTAACACTGGTGTACTGCCTCGCCACACGTCTCCTACCTTTGCTGGCGCTGCTAGGAGAAATGGATTCTACGATTCTGCCACAATGGGCAGCAGTCTGTATGGGTGGAGGTGCAGCCATGTCTAGGTCCAGAAGTCACACAGCTTTAGTTTCCATCTGAAAATGTGTGTAGACTAGGTTTAAGCTACAGCAGGAGGGGGATGTGGGTCAGGCAGATTGTgcagggagttgggggaggggggcagtgaggCAGAAGAGGCTGGATCACCATGGGCCTCCCTGGGCTCCTCTCCCACTGCTCCTGTGCTGCAATCTGAGAGGAGCCAACATGATAGgatcccctccttcccccacctccaccattcTTCCCCCTGCCTCTACCGCCTAGCTAGGTGTCCACCTTTCCTGATACCTTGGCTCTGGGTCCCGGGGCTCCCACCGGGGCTGGCTGTGCCATGGCGAGGCCCTGTGCCCATGGGACCTATGGGGTATCTGTGACTGGCTGACACTGATGTTACCTCTTCTTTCTgggccctgctctgccctgctgcctgcctgctcgccctctgccctgctctgcccctctggcATGGCTGTGAGCAGACCCTGGCTCGCCTAAGAAATGCCGTGCTCGCTTTGGCCTCAACCAGCAGACGGATTGGTGTGGTCCGTGCAGGTGGGTTTGTCCCCACCACCATCCTCCCTTTGCTTCAAGCTGCTTCCCTGATTCTGCACATGTTCTGCTAGGCCTGTAGCCCTCATTTGGTACCCCATCCCATTGCATACCACACACTGGGGAGCACCTGCCCTCCGAAGAATGAGGTGGAGAGACAGATTCAAGAAGGTAGTTCTGGTGCTTAGTGCCTGGAGTCCTCCGTTAATGATGGTCTGACGCTAAGCTTAGCATATCCACAGTAGGCCTTATCATCCACCTCATTCAGGTGACCTAAGCCCCTGCTACCAGGCCTAGAATTCACCATGGTCCACCAATTCCCTCACTTCTTCAAATTGGGATTCCTGCTTGTATTATCCAGAACCCTTAAATCTAAGAAAATCAAGGTGACTATAGTAGAGAGCCACCTGGCTTGTACCTGAGACCAAAggatgggagaggcagggagacaggaacAGGGGTACACCTGGGCTGTCCTATCAAAAGGGCTATAGCAGGCTCTGGGGCACTAAATGTGTGTTTTGCCATACAACAGAGAAATGCCTGTGTGAAAAGAAGGTATGCTTACCACATGGCAAAAGTTTGCCTGGTTGAGGCCAGGCCTGGTAGTTCCTCATGGACTCCACGAAATATTGTCAGTCCCTCAAAGTGCCTACATGCTCCTCTCCAAGGGCAAAAAGGAATTTGGggggtatgtgtgtatatgtacacatgttGGGAGGCTATTTGTGTTGCTCTGCCTGAGCACCATTATGAGCACTGCATTCCTTTGCCTTAATGCAGATATGAGCCCCACAGACCCGTGAAGCAGGGGCTCAAAGGCCCAAACTAGGAGATGGCTCCCCTGGAAAACATGAGGCAGCCCACAGGGCTAGCCTACAGAAGGTTCCTGGGCCACCTTGTGGCTGCGCTGGGAACTGCACCTGTTCCAGGTTTGGGCCAGGCCCAGCAGAATCACACACAGCGCTAGGTGTGAAGGCACAGGCACATCACCCAAGTCCTGGGGAGAAGGGACAAGAGGTCAGTTAGGCCTGTGCAAAGACAGCATTTTCTGGTTGTGGTGTATGACTATGAATTCACCCTCTGTTTACAGATAACTCTCTTCACTATTcctaggaggaaaaagaaatgcattcGGTACTTACCCGGAGAAGGCCGCTGCCCCAGCCCAGTTCCTTCCGATGACAGTGCTCTAGGCTGCCCCGGGTCCCCAGCCCCCCAGGACTCGCCCTCATACCTCCTGCTACCCCACTTTCCCACAGAACTGCTTGCTAGCCCTGCGGAGCCGGCGCCTACATCACCAGGTCTCTCGGCCGCTCTCAGCCTCCCAGCCCCCTGGACCCCAACAGGCCCCCCACAGCGTCCTGCAGAGTACACAGCTGCAACGACAGGAATCTCAGAGACAGGCAGCCTAGCATGTACAGGACACCTGGCCGCCTCCAGGGGCTCATCCTCTGAGAGGAAGCGACAGAGCCCCAAAGCACGTGGGAACTGGCCAGGGGCCCTGTTACCTCCCTCTCAGGGACCGGGCCCAGGAGACTTCCGAGGCTGCACAACTTCTGCCTGAACCCAGGGCCATCGGTTCAAACTACGCCAAATGGTGGGAATCAGATCTGCATTGTGTCATCTAATTAAGGGCATCCCTTGTGCCCACAGCAGCCTGCATCTGTTCCTTTTACCCTCTATCTTGCTGGCCAGATGCCCCTGACTCCCTTGCTTTTCTACTATAGGTCACAGATAGGCTGGACTAAGCCCAGCTGCTTTCCCCACCCTACACCTCCTTGGCCCCATCACTGCCACACCCTCCCCATACCACACACTTCAAGGACCAAGAATGAGCTGGTTTACAAAACCACATGTGAGCATGGTCACAACCACATGCTCAAGACAATAATGCTTCTCTTAACCTGGAGAAGCCCTGTTGACAGAAAAGGAGTTATTCATACATAAACTGGACCAGAGTAAGCCTTTTGCCGTGTCCTCAAGAACTTACAAGACTAGGAGGAAATGGAACAGGTTAAGTTTAGGCCTATTACCACAGGCGGTAGGAATAACCTGACACTACCTTATCAGGCAAGTATGGGCAGTGAGAGGTATCTGGCTCTCGTTCGTATTACTTGGGTATGTTTCCAAGAGAAACTCAACCTCCCAAGAAGCTCTGATACCAAGGTCCCATGCCTGTTACTAGTGACTGAACTCAAAAGAAATTATGGCCCCAAATCCAGCATGCATCCCTCCCTACACCAAGAGCCTCTGTCACAGTTCTAGCTCCTGCTTGTCCAGGTCAGTCTAGCCAGCTCTTGGGCAGTTTTAAGAGGGCAAACCAAACCTCATGACCCCCAATGCTCACCTTACAGCACTGAAATCGCTTCAGCTTCAGTTTCCCGAAGGGGCTGCAGGAAGGAGGACCATCAGCATCCAAGCAAGGAGCCCAGAGAATCTCTAGTGGTGGTCAGTGGGTTTTCACCACCGCCTAGTTTAACCCATTTCTGAGCCAAGCTTCAAGCCTGagccttaaaaaacaaacttttaatttaactttttttgtctCCTCCTCAACTGTATATAGCCTGAACCCAAAGAAAAAGGGCTGTTCCTATACCCACACACCCCTCAACAAAAGCCTTCATAGTTCCTACTTTAGCCACTGGCTTCTCAGAATCCAAAGATCATATATTCTAGTATAGTGTTGCAAGAAGTCTTGAGAAAAAGGACTATTGtagtgttcaaaatatttttgtattgttaatGCATCATcatacaaaaactttttttaacatgagAATAAAGATACTTTTTACTgggtttctttttcaaagttgacCCTGAGGAATATGCTGTTTCAGTAACAGAGCATACAGACTACTTTTCTTCCCCACAGCCATAAAACTTGGGGTTTACTCTCTATAATGGTACACACATTCTAAAGACTTTCCACCTCACCTCCCTGCTGCAACCCCGAGAGCTAAGCTCATTCTAGGTGTAAACTACTATTCCAAGCCTTGGTCCTAACTCCCCAATCCTCAGACCTTACAAGTGATGCAGGTGCAGGCTAGCCTGCACACGACATTGCGCTGGAAACTGCCACCACGGACCCACATGACCACCAGGCTCCATCTTCCCCTCCATTTTCCTTCCACACAAAGACTTAACACAAGTATACATCCTGTTTCAAGGAAAACCAGACCAGGAGTCTTCTATAATCTGGGATCAGAAATTTCAAAAGGGCATTTTAACAGCACCCTTTCTTCCCCAAAACTATTAAGGTGCTTGAGATATCTTCGTATTTTTATAGAAAGCCTCTCCAGTTTGATAAATCTACAGACTACTTTTATACAGCAGTGTCCATCATGTTTAAGAATACAGCTAACTCCTAAAACCCAAGATGAATGTAAAAGGTGTCATAAAGCCACCTCAATAGGTCAATCAACTGTTAGATACAAATGCTGGACAAGAATATCAAAACAGCCAGCTACTGGGCCACCGATCATGCATTGTACTTTTCACTGAGTTCTATTTTTGggattttatgtttgaaaatatttataaataaagtcaTCTTCCAGAGTAGTGTCTATTTAAAGTAGGCCACTGGAAGCTGTAATCCCAGATGGGCTTTTTTCTCCAAAGAGTTAGAAGAGACCATTCTCTCGACATCTGTCCCATTTAAAGAATTCCACTCTGGCTAATGGCCTAGTTGTTTCAAAAACTACATTTTAAGGCTTATGCAAGACTGGGTTGCTGCATCTGATTTGGTGTCTTATTTAGAGCACACTGGGTACAGGAACAATGCACCCTTTGTGTATGTGAGGGTGAAGAGGGGAGGCATTGGCAACTTTGTTACAATCAAACCAGCCTTTTAAAAGAAGTGATTTCAAAGAGGAAACAAATCCTCCCAGATCACACCAGCAAATTCCTGAGGCCACAGGTGACTTGAGAGTGAAGCCCTAAATTCAACTTCAAATAGCACATCAGTTCCATCTCACTGCCAGCCAAGAACTAGCCATTTTTAAGACCTCAGACAAGATACCTCAACCTCCCTTACACATTTCCCAGAAAACAAGCAAACGGGCTTGGCATACAGATCTTGACCCTTCCCATGTTTCagctgcccctcctgtgctcacaaTACGGTGAAGGCTCAGCTCAGCAAGCTGGCAAGACCTGCCCAAGTCTCTCAGTTTGAACATGTTTCCCCTTTTTATAGAGAAAGCCCTGTGGCTATACTCTTCTAGCTGTGTGTTTTGAATGTCCCCAAAGCACTACTGCCCTGCTCTATGCAGTGTACAGGAAGTCTGGCTAGGAAAGCCACAAGTCCCGGGTAGCAGAATGATTCTGTGCattattccaaagaagaaataaaattggttCCTGCAtgcatttctagaaaaaaaaaaaaaaaaaaaaaacagcatagaAAGGGCAAAGGTAACAAAGATCTGCCAGGTCTATATATCAAGGAAGATTTGAGACCAAAAACTAATTCCTTAATAAAAAAGCTGACTGGCTTTTGTTTCAAGTTAGAAAGGCTGCTTTATCAGGACTTTCTCAGGTCTACTCAGAGCTCACCACCCAAGGAGACCCTGGTTCCCAGGAACTCCCCCAGATCTCTAACTCAGGCTCTTGGGCTCTCTACTGGCCCAGGGCAGCTAATGGACCTTCACTGGTCTACCTGTACACAATGGGCAGGAGGGGTCTGAGAGGAGCCCTAACTGATGTAATTAAGACAGTGGAGAGACGTTAGAAGGGGATATTCCCATAGTCAGTTTGCTAGAATAAAAGCCTAGCTCAAGGCAGGACAGATTATGACATTAATGCTAGTGTAGGCACAGAAGTAACTGGAAAAAGCAAATTCTGTGCTAGGGGTACGAACTATCCTATCTCTAGCGGTTGTCAAGAATTCAGTCACTGGCAATACAAGGTAAGAGGTATCTCATCAGCTATGAATTCTATAGCAAATAGTTACTAGTTCAAGTTGACACATTTTTCAAGTTCACCTGGGGCTCGGGACCAGGTCTTTCTTCTCCATTCAGATGTTCTTACATTTCTTTATCTGAAGACTTGTTCTTTTGAGCATGTACAGTCAATCTCTGGGGTATgggtgagggaaagggagaaatgtGGAGGGGGAGTAAAGAgtaggaaatgaaggaagagaaggaaaggcaggCCACTCTGGAAACTCCTCTTAAATACAGTTTTGTGACAGTGTAGCTCTCTGTATTCCCACCCATCCTAACAGCCTCCTGGGACACAATTATCTGCAAAGCAattgaaataagtaaaagaagTTGTAGAAAAgcacactcagcacagaaaggtgctcagtaagtacttCTGAAATTTTTAAGTTAAGCAGTGTCAAAAAGTCATGGGAACCACAGAATGTAGAAATAGATACTGTTGTAAGCAACTATATTCTATATTCTTCCCACAAAATGCCTCTCGGTTTTGGGACACAGATCAGATGTAGCCAAGGTGTGAAATACTACAAGGCAACAAGTATACCATCCAGGAGTTACATAGACTATCGCTCAAATCAAGTTCCACTGGAATTCCATCCAATGAGAGCATCCTGACCAACTCTTTTATGCCACCAATAAGGCTCCTATCTACTGACAGCTCAATAGTAAGGACAGCATTCAGTCTATACTGCTTAGATGTCCAAAAGGCTCTATGTTGGGCCAAGGATTATGTTCTAAACTTCCCACACCATCAGTCTTGATATGCACATCTGGTTCTCACTCTGCCTTGCAAAGAGTCATTTTTAACAGTAAACAAAACATCAAATAGGACTGTCAAACTCCCAAATTCACAATCCTTTAGTACaatactaaaaaaatgttttcgtTCAAATACTCAAGAACTGCACTGCCCGACATGGGTCTAACTAATTACTACTCTTCCCAGAGTATCACAAAATTCTGTCAGCCCTCATGTCTCTTTTCAGCCTATGTTCTCCAGCAGACCTACTGACACCCAACCTTTTGCTGGTAGTTCCACACTGAACACTGCCTTCCCCTCACCTTGGCATCACTCCACTCCCAACCAAAACAACTTCTGAAACCAAATTAGTTTCTCTCACAGCACTTTCATAGACTCTTCCAGCCCTGGGGCCCCCATTTACTCATTAATCTTGTTCTGTACAGGAACATTTTTAATAGTTACTCATCCCCTCCTGGCAGTATTTATGCCTTGCCTCATGAGCTACGCCAAAAGCTCCCAAAAGGGCAACCATCTCTTACACTTCCTACAAAAGAGAAGCCAGAGGCTACACTTTAGGGATTCAATCATTTCATATGTTTTCCCTTTACTTGCAGTCTTCTCCCTTACTCTCTTCTGTCCTAGCGTAAAATCAGTTTTCATACAAACCAGATAACTGAAGATTACCATCTTTATAAAGCTCAAGTAACTTCTAGGGAGAACATTTGTTTGATTCCATTCCATTTAAATGTATAATGAGCTTTAGAACAAGAAAGACCAGAAAGATCTTCAAATGGAAGTGGTGGCACAAGTTAAGCTTGGAAAGATGAAAGCTTCTTAGGCCATGGATATGATAAAGGGTACTGCTGTTCTCTCAGTTCTTTCCTCATGCAAGCCACTTCCTATCCCTGTATAAACTGCCCTAGTAAGAGTCTAGGCAACCtatacctcatttattttttttcagatacggtatatattcttttttaagtttgagagagggagggagagagagagaaggagggaaggggaaggagagg belongs to Acinonyx jubatus isolate Ajub_Pintada_27869175 chromosome A1, VMU_Ajub_asm_v1.0, whole genome shotgun sequence and includes:
- the TCF7 gene encoding LOW QUALITY PROTEIN: transcription factor 7 (The sequence of the model RefSeq protein was modified relative to this genomic sequence to represent the inferred CDS: deleted 2 bases in 2 codons), which codes for MFGPASSRSRSGWRPRPAPAARPGGVSPRSARRASGSEVRTPGSPPAGPAPRPALPRAAPPRAERTMPQLDSGGGGAGGGDDLGAPDELLAFQDEGEEQDDKSRDSAAGPERDLAELKSSLVNESEGAAGGAGVPGAGAGARGEAEVGAEALGREHASQRLFPDKLPESLEDGLKAPECASGMYKDTVYSAFNLLMHYPPPSGAGQHPQPQPPLHNKASQPAHSVPQLSPLYEHFSSPHPTPAPADISQKQGVHRPLQTPDLSGFYSLTSGSMGQLPHTVSWFTHPSLMLGSGVPGHPAAIPHPAIVPPSGKQELQPYDRSLKTQAESKAEKEAKKPTIKKPLNAFMLYMKEMRAKVIAECTLKESAAINQILGRRWHALSREEQAKYYELARKERQLHMQLYPGWSARDNYGKKKRRSREKHQESNTDPGSPKKCRARFGLNQQTDWCGPCRRKKKCIRYLPGEGRCPSPVPSDDSALGCPGSPAPQDSPSYLLLPHFPTELLASPAERRLHHQVSRPLSASQPPGPNRPPTASCRVHSCNDRNLRDRQPSMYRTPGRLQGLIL